The Hyla sarda isolate aHylSar1 unplaced genomic scaffold, aHylSar1.hap1 scaffold_748, whole genome shotgun sequence genome contains the following window.
CAGGACAGCTACGTGGTCGGCATTATAGATGTACAGGACAGCTACGTGGTCGGCATTATAGATGTACAGGACAGCTACGTGGTCGGCATTATAGATGTACAGGACAGCTACGTGGTCGGCATTATAGATGTACAGGACAGCTACGTGGTCTGCATTATAGATGTACCGGACAGCTACGTGGTCTGCATTATAGATGTACAGGACAGCTACGTGGTCTGCATTATAGATGTACAGGACAGCTACGTGGTCGGCATTATAGATGTACAGGACAGCTACGTGGTCGGCATTATAGATGTACAGGACAGCTACGTGGTCTGCATTATAGATGTACAGGACAGCTACGTGGTCGGCATTATAGATGTACAGGACAGCTACGTGGTCGGCATTATAGATGTACAGGACAGCTACGTGGTCGTCATTATTGATCTACCGGACAGCTACGTGGTCTGCATTATTGATCTACCGGACAGCTACGTGGTCGGCATTATAGATGTACAAGACAGTTACGTGGTCTGCATTATTGATCTACCGGACAGCTACGTGGTCTGCATTATAGATGTACAGGACAGCTACGTGGGCTGCATTATAGATGTACCGGACAGCTACGTGGTCGGCATTATAGATGTACCGGACAGCTACGTGGTCGGCATTATAGATGTACAGGACAGCTACGTGGTCTGCATTATAGATCTACTGGACAGCTACGCCCTCTGCTGGTGACTACGTATGGTCTATGTTACACATTATATCTGTGCCATCTCTCCTCCATTTCAGGTTCTGTCAATGATCTCCTCTTAGCAGAACGCCCGGCACTCAATGTTCTGTCCCGGGTCAGTGGTGTGGCCACACTGGCACGACAGGTATCGGAGCGGGCACAGGCGGCAGGCTGGACGGGGCAGGTTACGGGGACACGGAAAACCACTCCTGGATTTCGCCTGCCAGAGAAGTATGGGCTCCTAGTGGGAGGAGCTGGAACACACCGCTATGGGATCAGTGACCTCATCATGTTGAAGGATAACCATATATGGGCAATGGGAGGAGTCAGAAAGGTAAAAGGATTGTATGTTATTTTGTGCTCCCTAAATGTCCCCTGACAGATTATCCTCCTAAATGTCCCCCACAGTGTATCTtgctaaatgccccccccccccccgtattttATCCTCCTAAATTTCCCCTACAGTGTATCCTCCTAAATGTTTCCTCACAGTATATCCTGCTAAATGCCCCTTACGGTATATCCTCCTAAATGTAACCCCCACAGTGTATCCTCCTAAATGTCCCCTACAGCATATCCTCCTAAATGTAACCCCCACAGTGTATCCTCCTAAATGTCCCCTACAGCATATCCTCCTAAATGTAACCCCCACAGTGTATCCTCCTAAATGTCCCCTACAGCATATCCTCCTAAATGTAACCCCACAGTGTATCCTCCTACATGCCCCCTACGGTATATCCTCCTAAATGTAACCCCCACAGTGTATCCTCCTAAATGTCCTCTACAGCATATCCTCCTAAATGCCCCCTACAGTGTATCTTCCTAAATAACCCGACAGTGTATCTTCCTAAATGTAACCCCCACAATATATGCTCCTAAATGTCGCCCCACAGAGTATCCTCTTACATGTAACCCCCACAGTGTATTCTCCTAAATGCCCTACCCACAGTTTATTCCCATAAATGTGATCCCCACCTTGTATACTCCTAAATGTCCCTAAACAGTGTATCCTCCTAAATGTAACCCCCACAGTGTATCCtcctaaatcccccccccacagtgtATTCTCCTAAATGTAACCCCCACAGTGTATACttctaaatcccccccccacagtgtATTCTCCTAAATGTAATCCCCACAGTGTATCCTCCTGAATCCCCCCCCACAGTGTATCCTCCTAAATGTAACCCCCACAGTGTATCctcctgaacccccccccccacagtgtaTCCTCCTACATGTAACTCTCAGTGTATCCTGCTGGTGTCCATGGGCCCATGAGACCCGACCGCCCTTGTTATACCCCATGTGTGAGATTTGGCAGTGACTGGGCACCTATAACATTGGTGGACTCTGCTGTAACctgtctgtgcttcctccaggctctgcactcgCTGCACTCTCTTGCCGGCCGCACTCTGAAGGTGGAGGTTGAATGCCGATCCCTGGAGGAGGCCTTAGAGGCAGCGGAGGCCGGGGCTGACATCATAATGCTGGATAACTTCACCACCGAGGTAAAAGGTCACGACTGCACCCTGATCACTATACATACATCTCACCATGACCGCTCCCTGATCACTATACATACATCTCACCATGACTGCTCCCTGATCACTATACATACATCTCACCATGACCGCTCCCTGATCACTATACATACATCTCACCATGACTGCtccctgatcactatatatacatctcaCCATGACTGCTCCCTGATCACTATACATACATCTCACCATGACTGCTCCCTGATCACTATACATACATCTCACCATGACTGCACCCTGATCACTATACATACATCTCACCATGACTGCACCCTGATCACTATACATACATCTCACCATGACCGCTCCCTGATCACTATACATACATCTCACCATGACTGCtccctgatcactatatatacatctcaCCATGACTGCTCCCTGATCACTATACATACATCTCACCATGACTGCTCCCTGATCACTATACATACATCTCACCATGACTGCACCCTGATCACTATACATACATCTCACTATGACTGCACCCTGATcactatacatacatattaccatgactGCCCCCTGATCACTATACATACATCTCACCATGACTGCACCCTGATCACTATACATGCATCTCACCATGACTGCACCCTGATCACTATACATACATCTCACCATGACTGCACCCTGATCACTATACATACATCTCACTATGACTGCGCTGATGTTCTTCTCTTCTATCTTTCCGCTATAGTTTCTCCACCAGGCAGCTTTCTCGGTGAAGACGTCTTTCCCGAGGGTTGTGGTAGAAGCTTCTGGAGGTGTCTCTCCACAAAACCTTCTCCAGTTTCTGGGCCCTCATGTGGACATGGTATCTATGGGGTGCCTCACGCAGGGACCTCCTAGTATTGACTTCTCTCTGAAATTATCCAAAGGCTTGAAGTACACGAGTGGCTCCTCAGACCCCGGCCCGGCTGCTTCTACCAATCGGCAGTGAAGCCTTTACCCCAGTATCAAACCAATGATGCCAAGTCTGCTGTTTATAGTAAACATCTGAGTGTTACCAACCAAAGAGACTTTAATATCAACTGAGAAACGTGAGAAGAGGAGAAGACCTTACCATGGGGCCATCCAGCCATGAAACTCCACCAGCTTCACCCAGTGTATTGGCTACGGTAATAAGAGGACACCATGTTATAAGGAACCGCCAGTACAACACCAAGAAACCATAAGAGATGCCAGAACAACACCATGAAACACCAAGAGACCATAAGAGATTCCAGAACAACACCATGAAACACCAAGAAACCATAAGAGATGCCAGAACAACACCATGAAACACCAAAAGACCATAAGAGATTCCAGAACAACACCATGAAACACCAAGAGACCATAAGAGATTCCAGAACAACACCATGAAACACCAAGAAACCATAAGAGATGCCAGAACAACACCATGAAACACCAAAAGACCTTAAGAGATTCCAGAACAACACCATGAAACACCAAGAGACCATAAGAGATTCCAGAACAACACCATGAAACACCAAGAAACCATAAGAGATGCCAGAACACCACCATGAAACACCAAGAGACCATAAGAGATGCCAGAACAACACCATGAAACACCAAGAGACTATAAGAGATGCCAGAACAACACCATGAAACACCAAGAGACTATAAGAGATGCCAGAACAACACCATGAAACACCAAGAAACCATAAGAGATGCCAGAACACCACCATGAAACACCAAGAGACCATAAGAGATGCCAGAACAACACCATGAAACACCAAGAGACCATAAGAGATGCCAGAACAACACCATGAAACACCAAGAGACCATAAGAGATTCCAGAACAACACCATGAAACACCAAGAGACCATAAGAGATGCCAGAACACCACCATGAAACACCAAGAGACCATAAGAGATGCCAGAACAACACCATGAAACACCAAGAGACTATAAGAGATGCCAGAACAACACCATGAAACACCAAGAAACCATAAGAGATTCCAGAACAACACCATGAAACACCAAGAAACCATAAAACACCAATTTcataaactacaatgacacagacTAGGTCCAGGGACAGTAGGATACCGACAGACTAACAAAGAAagactaaacactcacacaataagtccaatgtcaactatccgcgtctgaagccaggagatgtcacagtacataatcgctaataccagagagaagagtCAAAGAAAGGAGCCAaaggttcaaaaagccaaatataacAAATACAGACGACAGCTaaagtacaaactgagctctatagcaagcactgactgggagtagactgccagcttatatggagccagaacaggtgctataatcacctgtcagaaccttttaaccctataggttcggACAGAAACCATAAGAGATGccagaaaaacaccaagaaacCATAAGAGATGCCAGAACAACACCATGAAACACCAAGAAACCATAAGAGATGCCAGAACAACACAAAGAAACATCAAGAAACCATAAGAGATGCCTGAACAACACCATGAAACACCAAGATATCATAAGAGACTCCAGAATAACACCATGAAACCATAAGAGACTCCAGAAAAACACCATGAAATACCAAGAAACCATAAGAGACACAAGAACACCATTAAACACAATGAAACCATAAGAGATACATGaacaacagcatgaaagacccggAAACCATAAGAGACGCCAGTACAACACCATGAAACTCCAAGAAACCATAAAATACGCCAGAATAAAACCATGAAACACCAAGATACCATAAGAGACGCAGGAACAACACCATGAAACCATAAGGCAccagaacaaaaccatgaaacaCCAAGATACCATAAGAGATGCCAGAACAACACCATGAAACACCAAGATACCATAAGAGACGCCAGAACACCAAGAAACACCAGGAAACCATAAGACGCAAGAACAACACCATGAAACCATGAAAGACCATAAGAGACCATAAAAGACTCCAGAACAACACCAAGAAACACCAAGATACCATAAGAGAGGCAAGAACAACAGCTAGAAACAATAAGACGCCAGAACAACACCATGAAACACCAAGAAACCATAAGAGACGCCAGAACAACACCATGAAACACCAAGAAACCATAAGAGACGCCAGAACAACACCAGGAAACCATAAGAGATGCCAGAACAACACCATGAAACACCAAGAAACCATAAGAGACGCCAGAACAACACCATGAAACACCAAGAAACCATAAGAGATGCCAGAACAACACCATGAAACACCAAGAAACCATAAGAGATGCCAGAACAACACCATGAAACACCAAGAAACCATAAGAGACGCCAGAACAACACCATGAAACACCAAGAAACCATAAGAGATGCCAGAACAACACCATGAAACACCAAGAAACCATAAGAGATGCCAGAACAACACCATGAAACACCAAGAAACCATAAGAGACGCCAGAACAACACCAGGAAACACCAAGAAACCATAAGAGATGCCAGAACAACACCATGAAACACCAAGAAACCATAAGAGACGCCAGAACAACACCATGAAACACCAAGAAACCATAAGAGACGCCAGAACAACACCATGAAACACCAAGAAACCATAAGAGACGCCAGAACACCATAAGACCCCAGACATGATGATGAGATCTTCTCTCTGCTTCTTTTATCCTGTGAATTtgagggccccccacgatctcctgtatgggtccCCGGCTCTCTCCAGGAGTGGAACATTTTGACCCCCACACAAAGTGGTTGCTGACACGCcctctctatgtatctctatgggagagctgaagatatcCGATTGATGGTCCAGTGGTCGGACCTCTGCAATCTCCTTTTCTGGGGATAAAATTCTGTTCCTGATATTTCTCTTCAGACCCAGAAAAATGAGATTGAGTGAAATGTCCTGTAATGTCTATGATCCAATAAATCACATCCAACCCTACAAGACAGGTCTGGGATTTTCTCTATATAAGGAGGGTCTGGGATGTGCTCTATATGAGGAGGGTCTGGGATGTGCTCTATATGAGGAGGGTCCGGGATGTGCTCTATATGAGGAGGGTCTGGGATGTGCTCTATATGGGGAGGGTCCGGGATGTGCTCTATATGGGGAGGGTCCGGGATGTGCTCTATATGGGGAGGGTCCGGGATGTGCTCTATATGAGGAGGGTCCGGGTTGTGCTCTATATGGGGAGGGTCCGGGTTGTGCTCTATATGGGGAGGGTCCGGGATGTGCTCTATATGAGGAGGGTCTGGGATGTGCTCTATATGAGGAGGGTCCGGGATGTGCTCTATATGGGGAGGGTCCGGGATGTGCTCTATATGGGGAGGGTCCGGGATGTGCTCTATATGGGGAGGGTCCGGGATGTGCTCTATATGAGGAGGGTCCGGGTTGTGCTCTATATGAGGAGGGTCTGGGATGTGATCTATATGAGGAGGGTCCGGGATGTGCTCTATATGGGGAGGGTCCGGGATGTGATCTATATGGGGAGGGTCCGGGATGTGATCTATATGGGGAGGGTCCGGGATGTGCTCTATATGGGGAGGGTCCGGAATGTGCTCTATATGAGGAGGGTCTGGGATCTGCTCTATATGAGGAGGGTCTGGAATGTGCTCTATATGGGGAGAGTCCGGGATGTGCTCTATATGGGGAGAGTCCGGGATGTGATCTATATGGGGAGGGTCCGGGATGTGCTCTATATGAGGAGGGTCCGGGATGTGCTCTATATGGGGAGGGTCCGGGATGTGATCTATATGGGGAGGGTCCAGGATGTGCTCTATATGAGGAGGGTCCGGGATGTGATCTATATGGGGAAGGTCCGGGATGTGGTCTATTTGGGGAGAGTCTGGAATGTGGTCTATTTGGGGAGGGTCCGGGATGTGATCTATATGGGAAGGGTCCGGCTATGTGCTCTATATGGGGAGTGTTCGGGTATGTGCTCTATATGGGGAGGGTCCGGCCATGTGCTCTATATGGGGAGGGTCCGGCCATGTGCTCTATATGGGGAGGGTCCGGCCATGTGCTCTATATGGGGAGTGTCCGGTATGTGCTCTATATGGGGAGTGTTCGGGTATGTGCTCTATATGGGGAGGGTCCGGGATGTGCTCTATATGGGGAGGGTCCGGGATGTGCTCTATATGGGGAGGGTCCGGGTATGTGCTCTATATGGGGAGGGTCCGGGTATGTGCTCTATATGGGGAGGGTCCGGGATGTGTTCAATTTGGGGAGGGTCCGGGATGTGTTCAATTTGGGGAGTGTTCGGGTATGTGCTCTATATGGGGAGGGTCCGGGTATGTGCTCTATATGGGGAGGGTCCGGGATGTGTTCTATATGGGGAGGGTCCGGGATGTGTTCAATTTGGGGAGGGTCCGGGATGTGTTCAATTTGGGGAGGGTCCGGGATGTGTTCTATTTGGGGAGGGTCCGGGATGTGCTCTATATGGGGAGAGTTCGGGTATGTGTTCTATATGGGGAGGGTCTGGGATGTGCTCTATATGGGGAGTGTTCGGGTATGTGTTCTATATGGGGAGTGTTCGGGTATGTGTTCTATATGGGGAGGGTCCGGGATGGGCTCTATATGGGGAGTGTCCGGGATGTGCTCTATATGGGGAGTGTTGGGGTATGTGTTCTATATGGGGAGGGTCCGGGATGTGCTCTATATGGGGAGTGTTCGGGTATGTGTTCTATATGGGGAGTGTTCGGGTATGTGTTCTATATGGGGAGTGTTCGGGTATGTGTTCTATATGGGGAGGGTCTGGGATGTGCTCTATATGGGGAGTGTTCGGGTATGTGTTCTATATGGGGAGGGTCCGGTATGTGCTCTATATGGGGAGTGTCCGGTATGTGCTCTATATGGGGAGTGTTCGGGTATGTGCTCTATATGGGGAGGGTCCGGGATGTGCTCTATATGGGGAGGGTCCGGGTATGTGCTCTATATGGGGAGGGTCCGGGTATGTGCTCTATATGGGGAGGGTCCGGGATGTGTTCTATATGGGGAGGGTCCGGGATGTGTTCAATTTGGGGAGGGTCCGGGATGTGTTCTATTTGGGGAGGGTCCGGGATGGGCTCTATATCGGGAGTGTCCGGGATGTGCTCTATATGGGGAGAGTTCGGGTATGTGTTCTATATGGGGAGGGTCTGGGATGTGCTCTATATGGGGAGTGTTCGGGTATGTGTTCTATATGGGGAGTGTTCGGGTATGTGTTCTATATGGGGAGGGTCCGGGATGGGCTCTATATGGGGAGTGTCCGGGATGTGCTCTATATGGGGAGTGTTTGGGTATGTGTTCTATATGGGGAGTGTTTGGGTATGTGTTCTATATGGGGAGGGTCCGGGATGTGCTCTATATGGGGAGTGTTCGGGTATGTGTTCTATATGGGGAGTGTTCGGGTATGTGTTCTATATGGGGAGTGTTCGGGTATGTGTTCTATATGGGGAGTGTTCGGGTATGTGTTCTATTTGGGGAGGGTCCGGGATGTGCACTATATGGGGAGTGTTCGGGTATGTGTTCTATTTGGGGAGGGTCCGGGATGTGCTCTATTTGGGGAGGGTCCATGTTGTGATAATATTGGGAGATGAGGGAACCTGTGTTGTTTAGAAATCTGGGGTTCTTACCTGTTCTAGTGAATTATAGACCAAAACGACATTTCTTGTATTCAGGAGGGCCAGGTAATCAGGTTATGGGGGCGGCAGTAGGTGAGGATAATGTTATGGGGGCGGCAGTAGGTGAGGATAATGTTATGGGGGCGGCAGTAGGTGAGGATAATGTTATGGGGCGGCAGTAGGTGAGGAGAATGTTATGGGGGGCAGTAGGTGAGGAGAATGTTATGGGGCAGTAGGTGAGGAGAATGTTATGGGGGGCAGTAGGTGAGGACAATGTTATGGGGGGCAGTAGGTGAGGACAATGTTATGGGGGGCAGTAGGTGAGGACAATGTTATGGGGGGCAGTAGGTGAGGacaatgttggggggggggcagtaggtGAGGATAATGTTGGGGGGGGGCAGTAGGTGAGGATAATGTTATGGGGGCGGCAGTAGGTGAGGATAATGTTATGGGGGCGGCAGTAGGTGAGGATAATGTTATGGGGGCGGCAGTAGGTGAGGATAATGTTATGGGGGCGGCAGTAGGTGAGGATAATGTTATGGGGGCGGCAGTAGGTGAGGACAATGTTATGGGGGGCAGTAGGTGAGGACAATGTTATGGGGGGCAGTAGGTGAGGAGAACGTTATGGGGGGCAGTAGGTGAGGATAACGTTATGGGGGGCAGTAGGTGAGGATAATGTTATGGGGCGCAGCAGGTATAAAGTTTAGAAATACAATTGACAGAACAAGTAGAATAAAAATGAGATTTTATTGACTTTTCTTCCCCTGAGGTTTCCGTAAGTTCCAACTTTAAGACATTGAAAATATTGGGGACACAGAGGGCGGGATCAGACCGAGAATGGGGCAACAAGGTGGGGCCACTTCCTGACCAGGAAGGAAATAAATTACAGTTGTGTCTTTGATGGGTCGGGCTTACAAAATAAGACGCAATATACAGCAATTGGGGTTCAGCGCTGGGTATGAGAGCGCCCCCCAGAGGGCTGACGGCTCCATTTACTCCTGGTCTTTGTCCTCTCCGTGGGTGATGACGTAGCAGATGTTCTTGTAATCGACGTTACCGGCTACATCAGGGGGAAATGCTGTCCACATGTTCTTAATctgaggagagagaagagaggatgAGGGGAGGAAGGACTCATGGGACCCATCATGTCCAACTGCAGGGGGCGCTCACCTCCTCTGCAGAGAATCTGTCACACTGTGTGGTCAGGAGCTCCTCGAGGCTGGAAGAAAACGGAGAAGATGTGAGGACCGAGGAGGAACAGGACTAGGGGGACCTAAGGGGAGGGGCATCAggagcagaggaaggagaagacatgGGGACCTAAGGGGAGGGGCAACAGGAACGGAGGAAGGAGAAGACATGGGGACCTAAGGGGAGGAGCAACAGGAGCGGAGGAAGGAGAAGACATGGGGACCTAAGGGGAGGGGCAACAGGAGCGGAGGAAGGAGAAGACATGGGGACCTAAGGGGAGGGGCAACAGGAGCGGAGGAAGGAGAAGACATGGGGACCTAAGGGGAGGGGCAACAGGAGCGGAGGAAGGAGAAGACATGGGGACCTAAGGGGAGGGGCAACAGGAGCGGAGAAGACATAGGGACCTAAGGGGAGGAGCAACAGGAGCGGAGGAAGGAGAAGACATGGGGACCTAAGATGAGGAGCAACAGGAGCAGAGGAAGAAGACATGGGGACCTAAGGGGAGGGGCATCAggagcagaggaaggagaagacatgGGGACCTAAGGGGAGGGGCAACAGGAGCGGAGGAAGGAGAAGACATGGGGACCTAAGGGGAGGGACATCAGGAGTGGAGAAGACATAGGGACCTAAGGGGAGGAGCAACAGGAGCGGAGGAAGGAGAAGACATGGGGACCTAAGGGGAGGGGCATCAGGAGCGGAGGAAGGAGAAGACATGGGGACCTAAGGGGAGGGGCAACAGGAGCGGAGGAAGGAGAAGACATGGGGACCTAAGGGGAGGGGCAACAGGAGCGGAGGAAGGAGAAGACATGGGGACCTAAGGGGAGGGACATCAGGAGTGGAGAAGACATAGGGACCTAAGGGGAGGAGCAACAGGATGATGGTTACTTACAATTGCTTCTTGATGGACCCTTTACCCTCAGGATCAAGCACCTTAAATGCCCCAGTGATCACGTCCTCTGGATCAGCACCTGCAGGAGATCATTAAGTCAGGGGGGGAGGTGACACTGAATGTCCTGGGTGATGTATTCTTccctctatgtatgatgtataaggtcccctcccccatatgtatgatgtataaggtcccctcccccatatgtataacgtCCCCCGCcccatatgtatgatgtataaggtcccctcccccatatgtatgatgtataacgTCCCCCGCCCCATATGTATGATGTCCCCCTCcccatatgtatgatgtataatgtCCCCCGCcccatatgtatgatgtataatgtCCCCCGCCccatatgtataatgcccccgccccatatgtatgatgtataatgtCCCCCGCCCcatatgtatatgatgtataatgtCCCCCGCCCCATATGTATGAAGTATAATGTCCCCCGCCCCATATGTATGATGTCTAATGTCCCCTGCcccatatgtatgatgtataaggTCCCCCG
Protein-coding sequences here:
- the QPRT gene encoding nicotinate-nucleotide pyrophosphorylase [carboxylating], whose protein sequence is MASGDLQLLLPRCRLQQLARDWLAEDTPWLDFAGWAASHGDQGCQEAVLLCKSVGVLAGCPFFQAVCEEAGCSVTWEKSEGSWLQPVTRVATVRGSVNDLLLAERPALNVLSRVSGVATLARQVSERAQAAGWTGQVTGTRKTTPGFRLPEKYGLLVGGAGTHRYGISDLIMLKDNHIWAMGGVRKALHSLHSLAGRTLKVEVECRSLEEALEAAEAGADIIMLDNFTTEFLHQAAFSVKTSFPRVVVEASGGVSPQNLLQFLGPHVDMVSMGCLTQGPPSIDFSLKLSKGLKYTSGSSDPGPAASTNRQ